The Streptomyces laurentii genome contains a region encoding:
- a CDS encoding ferrochelatase (C-terminal domain interface [polypeptide binding];~Ferrochelatase, C-terminal domain: Ferrochelatase (protoheme ferrolyase or HemH) is the terminal enzyme of the heme biosynthetic pathway. It catalyzes the insertion of ferrous iron into the protoporphyrin IX ring yielding protoheme. This enzyme is...; cd00419;~Ferrochelatase, N-terminal domain: Ferrochelatase (protoheme ferrolyase or HemH) is the terminal enzyme of the heme biosynthetic pathway. It catalyzes the insertion of ferrous iron into the protoporphyrin IX ring yielding protoheme. This enzyme is...; cd03411;~N-terminal domain interface [polypeptide binding];~ferrochelatase [Streptomyces cattleya NRRL 8057 = DSM46488];~ferrochelatase; Reviewed; PRK00035;~identified by MetaGeneAnnotator; putative) — protein MPDELDPAPYDALLLLSFGGPEGPDDVVPFLENVTRGRGIPKERLKEVGRHYFLFDGVSPINAQNRALLDALRADFAESGLDLPVYWGNRNWAPYLIDTLREMITDGRRHIAVLATSAYASYSGCRQYRENLADALATLEAEGLPLPRVDKLRHYFNHPGFVRPMIDGVLAALDDLDPSLRSGAHLAFTTHSIPESAADSSGTVADHGDGGAYVKQHLDIARLIADAVREETGVDHPWRLVYQSRSGAPHIPWLEPDICEHLEQLHGAGVPAAVMVPIGFVSDHMEVLYDLDTEATAKAAELGLPVRRSATVGADPRFAAAVRELVLERAATERGQRVARCALGTLGPSHDLCPIGCCPARAERPAAAGADSPYA, from the coding sequence ATGCCCGACGAGCTCGATCCCGCCCCGTACGACGCCCTGTTGCTGCTCTCCTTCGGTGGTCCCGAGGGCCCGGACGACGTGGTCCCGTTCCTGGAGAACGTGACCCGCGGCCGCGGCATCCCCAAGGAACGGCTGAAGGAAGTGGGCCGCCACTACTTCCTCTTCGACGGCGTCAGCCCCATCAACGCGCAGAACCGTGCCCTGCTCGACGCGCTGCGCGCCGACTTCGCCGAGTCCGGCCTCGACCTGCCGGTCTACTGGGGCAACCGGAACTGGGCGCCGTACCTCATCGACACCCTGCGCGAGATGATCACCGACGGGCGGCGCCATATCGCCGTCCTCGCCACCAGCGCGTACGCCTCCTACTCCGGCTGCCGGCAGTACCGCGAGAACCTCGCCGACGCGCTCGCCACGCTGGAAGCGGAGGGTCTGCCGCTGCCCCGCGTCGACAAGCTCCGGCACTACTTCAACCACCCCGGCTTCGTCCGCCCGATGATCGACGGCGTCCTCGCCGCGCTCGACGACCTCGACCCGTCGCTGCGGTCGGGCGCCCACCTCGCCTTCACCACCCACTCCATCCCCGAGTCCGCCGCCGACTCCTCCGGCACGGTCGCCGACCACGGCGACGGCGGTGCCTATGTGAAGCAGCACCTCGACATCGCCCGGCTGATCGCCGACGCGGTCCGCGAGGAGACCGGCGTCGACCACCCCTGGCGGCTCGTCTACCAGTCCCGCAGCGGCGCCCCGCACATCCCGTGGCTGGAACCGGACATCTGCGAGCACCTGGAGCAGCTGCACGGCGCGGGCGTCCCGGCCGCCGTCATGGTGCCCATCGGCTTCGTCTCGGACCACATGGAGGTCCTGTACGACCTCGACACCGAGGCCACCGCCAAGGCCGCCGAGCTGGGGCTTCCGGTACGGCGCTCGGCCACCGTCGGGGCCGACCCGCGGTTCGCCGCGGCCGTGCGCGAACTGGTCCTGGAACGGGCCGCGACCGAGCGCGGGCAGCGGGTCGCCCGCTGCGCCCTCGGTACGCTCGGGCCATCCCACGACCTGTGCCCCATCGGCTGCTGCCCGGCCCGGGCGGAGCGGCCGGCCGCGGCCGGCGCCGACAGTCCGTACGCCTGA
- a CDS encoding hypothetical protein (Hypothetical protein XNR_1011 [Streptomyces albus J1074];~Oxysterol-binding protein; pfam01237;~identified by MetaGeneAnnotator; putative) gives MDAFTAGLLHRIRTTQSDLTRARETGDDFLADVEQAELDDLHRLAAEHGVEVGAPRA, from the coding sequence ATGGACGCTTTCACCGCAGGACTGCTGCACCGCATCAGGACCACCCAGTCCGACCTCACGCGCGCTCGTGAGACGGGCGACGACTTCCTCGCGGACGTCGAGCAGGCCGAGCTGGACGACCTGCATCGCCTCGCCGCCGAACACGGCGTGGAGGTCGGCGCACCCCGCGCCTGA
- a CDS encoding inositol-1-monophosphatase (Archaeal fructose-1,6-bisphosphatase and related enzymes of inositol monophosphatase family [Carbohydrate transport andmetabolism]; COG0483;~IMPase, inositol monophosphatase and related domains. A family of Mg++ dependent phosphatases, inhibited by lithium, many of which may act on inositol monophosphate substrate. They dephosphorylate inositol phosphate to generate inositol, which may be...; cd01639;~Inositol-1-monophosphatase [Streptomyces venezuelae ATCC10712];~dimerization interface [polypeptide binding];~identified by MetaGeneAnnotator; putative) translates to MTDPLLSELLDLALEAGRRAGALLRDGRPDDLAVARTKSSAIDVVTEMDIAAERLITDFLDEHRPDDGVLGEEGASTPGTSGIRWIVDPLDGTVNYLYGLPAWSVSIAAEQDGETVVGVVEVPSRGETFHAVRGRGAWLGERRLATRPSPELSQALVATGFGYLQERRAHQADVAQRLIPQVRDIRRAGSAAIDLCDVAAGRLDAYYERGLNPWDYAAGDLIAREAGALTGGRPGDLPSGELTLAASAGIFGVLQELLEEAGAWHD, encoded by the coding sequence GTGACCGACCCCCTGCTGTCCGAACTCCTCGACCTGGCCCTGGAGGCAGGGCGCCGGGCCGGCGCCCTGCTGCGCGACGGGCGGCCCGACGACCTGGCGGTGGCCCGGACGAAGTCGAGCGCCATCGACGTGGTCACCGAGATGGACATCGCGGCGGAACGGCTGATCACCGACTTCCTCGACGAGCACCGCCCGGACGACGGGGTGCTCGGCGAGGAGGGCGCGTCCACCCCGGGCACCAGCGGGATCCGCTGGATCGTCGACCCGCTCGACGGCACCGTGAACTACCTCTACGGGCTGCCGGCCTGGTCCGTCTCCATCGCCGCCGAACAGGACGGCGAGACCGTCGTCGGCGTCGTCGAGGTCCCCTCGCGCGGCGAGACCTTCCACGCGGTCCGCGGCCGTGGCGCGTGGCTCGGCGAGCGGCGTCTGGCCACCCGGCCGTCGCCGGAACTGAGCCAGGCCCTGGTCGCCACAGGCTTCGGCTACCTCCAGGAACGCCGTGCCCACCAGGCCGACGTGGCCCAGCGCCTCATCCCGCAGGTCCGGGACATCCGGCGGGCCGGGTCCGCCGCCATCGACCTGTGCGATGTCGCCGCCGGCCGTCTCGACGCGTACTACGAACGCGGTCTGAACCCGTGGGACTATGCGGCGGGCGACCTGATAGCCCGTGAGGCCGGGGCACTGACCGGTGGCCGTCCGGGCGACCTGCCGTCCGGCGAGCTGACCCTGGCGGCGTCGGCGGGGATCTTCGGAGTGCTCCAGGAACTCCTTGAGGAAGCGGGCGCCTGGCACGACTGA
- a CDS encoding transmembrane efflux protein (identified by MetaGeneAnnotator; putative;~transmembrane efflux protein [Streptomyces cattleya NRRL 8057 = DSM46488]) — protein sequence MMGVGIVTMISQVTGRYGLAGALSATLAMSAAAIGPRISRLVDRHGQRRVLRPTALAALAAATGLLLCVRLGAPDWTLFLFTACVGCVPSLGAMVRARWTNLYRGDARRLHTAYSWESIVDEMVFILGPIISIGLSTTWFPQAGPVLAGLFLALGVFWLTSQRATEPPPHPRGTVAGGSALRSPGLRILALAFVATGAVFGSVDVVTVAFAEERGHKAAASLVLAVYALGSCTAGVVFGLLHLKSEASKRWLAGLVAMAVSIIPLLLAGNLLLLAVALFVAGLSIAPTMVTTMALVEAHVPRAKLTEGMTWTSTGLAIGVALGLSAGGWVVDASGARTGYVVPVVAGALAVVVGFLGHRRLRGPATPTREGQPGEHDEDGYAGVGGQRDGERPLA from the coding sequence ATGATGGGCGTCGGCATCGTGACCATGATCTCGCAGGTCACGGGGCGGTACGGGCTGGCGGGAGCGCTCTCCGCGACCCTGGCCATGTCCGCCGCCGCGATCGGCCCGCGGATCTCCCGGCTCGTCGACCGGCACGGGCAGCGGCGGGTGCTGCGCCCGACGGCCCTGGCCGCGCTGGCGGCGGCCACGGGCCTGCTGCTCTGCGTCCGGCTCGGGGCCCCGGACTGGACCCTGTTCCTGTTCACCGCGTGCGTGGGCTGTGTGCCGAGCCTCGGCGCGATGGTCCGGGCCCGCTGGACGAACCTCTACCGGGGCGACGCACGGCGGCTGCACACCGCGTACTCGTGGGAGTCGATCGTCGACGAGATGGTCTTCATCCTCGGCCCGATCATCTCCATCGGTCTGTCCACCACCTGGTTCCCCCAGGCGGGACCGGTCCTCGCGGGCCTCTTCCTCGCCCTCGGCGTCTTCTGGCTGACCTCGCAGCGGGCGACCGAACCGCCGCCGCACCCGCGCGGGACGGTCGCCGGCGGCTCCGCGCTGCGCTCGCCCGGCCTGCGGATCCTCGCCCTGGCCTTCGTCGCCACGGGCGCCGTCTTCGGCTCGGTGGACGTCGTGACGGTCGCCTTCGCCGAGGAGCGCGGCCACAAGGCCGCGGCCAGCCTGGTCCTCGCCGTCTACGCGCTGGGATCCTGCACCGCGGGCGTGGTCTTCGGGCTGCTCCACCTCAAGAGCGAGGCGTCGAAGCGGTGGCTCGCGGGGCTCGTCGCGATGGCCGTGAGTATTATCCCCCTCCTACTGGCCGGGAACCTGCTGTTGCTGGCCGTGGCGCTCTTTGTCGCGGGCCTGTCCATCGCACCGACGATGGTGACGACCATGGCCCTCGTCGAAGCGCACGTACCGCGCGCCAAGCTGACCGAGGGCATGACCTGGACGAGTACCGGCCTCGCGATCGGCGTGGCGCTCGGCCTGTCGGCCGGCGGCTGGGTGGTCGACGCGTCCGGGGCGCGGACGGGGTACGTGGTGCCCGTCGTGGCGGGCGCGCTCGCGGTCGTGGTGGGGTTCCTGGGCCACCGCCGGCTGCGCGGGCCGGCGACACCGACGCGGGAGGGGCAGCCGGGTGAGCACGACGAGGACGGGTACGCGGGGGTCGGGGGGCAGCGGGACGGCGAGCGGCCCCTGGCGTAA
- a CDS encoding two-component sensor (ATP binding site [chemical binding];~G-X-G motif;~Histidine Kinase A (dimerization/phosphoacceptor) domain; Histidine Kinase A dimers are formed through parallel association of 2 domains creating 4-helix bundles; usually these domains contain aconserved His residue and are activated via...; cd00082;~Histidine kinase, Adenylyl cyclase, Methyl-accepting protein, and Phosphatase (HAMP) domain. HAMP isa signaling domain which occurs in a wide variety of signaling proteins, many of which are bacterial. The HAMP domain consists of two alpha helices...; cd06225;~Histidine kinase-like ATPases; This family includes several ATP-binding proteins for example: histidine kinase, DNA gyrase B, topoisomerases, heat shock protein HSP90, phytochrome-like ATPases and DNA mismatch repair proteins; cd00075;~Mg2+ binding site [ion binding];~Signal transduction histidine kinase [Signal transduction mechanisms]; COG0642;~dimer interface [polypeptide binding];~dimerization interface [polypeptide binding];~identified by MetaGeneAnnotator; putative;~phosphorylation site [posttranslational modification];~two-component sensor [Streptomyces venezuelae ATCC10712]): MAQSPAPLHAPPKPTWDPRDPVRPLLRPTIRIRLTLLYGGMFLIAGILLLAIIYLFTAQALRDAIELPFKVVSGTVTATNDSCRLPDNSTGEQLNNAVSMCLRHQSDLALDDLLRRSLFALLGLSIIAFAFGYAMAGRVLSPLGRITRTARQVAGSDLSRRIELDGPDDELKELADTFDEMLERLERAFTAQQRFVANASHELRTPLAINRTLLEVQLSDPAAPVELQQLGKTLLATNERSEQLVEGLLLLARSDNEIVERKPVDLAEVASRAVDQTHAEAEAKGVEIRGERAPAVVQGNGVLLERIALNLVQNAVRYNVPEDGWVEVATDTSNGQAELVVTNTGPVVPAYEIDNIFEPFRRLRQERTGSDKGVGLGLSIARSVARAHGGRIIAEPREGGGLVMRVTLPI; the protein is encoded by the coding sequence ATGGCCCAGTCCCCGGCGCCCCTGCACGCGCCCCCGAAGCCGACCTGGGACCCCCGGGACCCGGTGCGCCCGCTGCTGCGTCCGACGATCCGGATAAGGCTCACCCTGCTGTACGGCGGGATGTTCCTGATCGCCGGCATCCTGCTGCTGGCGATCATCTACCTGTTCACCGCGCAGGCCCTGCGCGATGCCATCGAACTGCCCTTCAAGGTGGTCAGCGGCACCGTCACGGCGACCAACGACTCGTGCCGGCTGCCGGACAACTCCACCGGCGAGCAGCTCAACAACGCCGTGAGCATGTGTCTGCGGCACCAGAGCGACCTGGCCCTGGACGACCTGCTGCGGCGCTCCCTGTTCGCGCTGCTCGGCCTCAGCATCATCGCCTTCGCCTTCGGGTACGCGATGGCCGGCCGGGTGCTCTCCCCGCTGGGCCGGATCACCCGTACCGCCCGCCAGGTGGCCGGCTCCGACCTGTCCCGGCGGATCGAGCTGGACGGCCCGGACGACGAGCTCAAGGAGCTGGCCGACACCTTCGACGAGATGCTGGAACGGCTGGAGCGCGCCTTCACCGCCCAGCAGCGCTTCGTCGCGAACGCCTCGCACGAGCTGCGCACCCCGCTCGCGATCAACCGCACGCTCCTGGAGGTCCAGCTCTCCGATCCGGCGGCGCCGGTGGAGCTCCAGCAGCTCGGCAAGACCCTGCTCGCCACCAACGAGCGCAGCGAGCAGCTGGTCGAGGGCCTGCTGCTGCTGGCCCGCAGCGACAACGAGATCGTCGAGCGCAAGCCGGTGGACCTCGCCGAGGTCGCCTCGCGGGCGGTCGACCAGACGCACGCCGAGGCGGAGGCCAAGGGCGTGGAGATCCGGGGCGAGCGGGCTCCGGCGGTGGTCCAGGGCAACGGCGTCCTGCTGGAGCGGATCGCCCTGAACCTGGTGCAGAACGCCGTCCGGTACAACGTGCCGGAGGACGGCTGGGTGGAGGTCGCCACGGACACCTCGAACGGCCAGGCCGAGCTGGTGGTGACGAACACCGGGCCCGTGGTCCCCGCGTACGAGATCGACAACATTTTCGAGCCATTCCGGCGGCTCCGGCAGGAGCGCACGGGCAGCGACAAGGGCGTCGGTCTCGGGCTGTCGATCGCGCGATCCGTCGCGCGCGCCCACGGCGGCCGTATCATCGCGGAGCCCAGGGAAGGGGGCGGGCTCGTGATGCGCGTCACACTTCCGATCTGA
- a CDS encoding FAD-dependent oxidoreductase (D-arabinono-1,4-lactone oxidase; cl04370;~FAD binding domain; pfam01565;~FAD-dependent oxidoreductase [Streptomyces albus J1074];~FAD-linked oxidoreductase; TIGR01679;~identified by MetaGeneAnnotator; putative), which produces MRRAAEDGLRVKTVGTGHSFTPIAATDGVLIRPGLLTGIRRIDREAMTVTVESGTPLKRLNMALAREGLSLTNMGDIMEQTVAGATATGTHGTGRDSASLAAQIRALELVTADGRLMTCSKDENPEVFAAARVGLGALGVVTALTFAVEPVFLLTAREEPMSFDRVSAEFDELRAENEHFEFYWFPHTGNCNTKRNNRSAGPAAPVGRLAGWFEDEFLSNGVFQAACSLGRAVPPVIPSLARLSSRALSARTYTDIPYKVFTSPRRVRFLEMEYALPRAAAVPALRELKAMLERSPLKVSFPVEVRTAPADDITLSTASDRDTAYIAVHLYQGTPHRAYFTAVERLMTAHGGRPHWGKVHTRDAAAFAELYPRFGEFTTLRDRLDPDRRFGNDYLRRVLGD; this is translated from the coding sequence GTGCGGCGGGCGGCCGAGGACGGACTGCGGGTCAAGACGGTCGGCACCGGCCACTCGTTCACGCCGATCGCCGCGACCGACGGGGTGCTGATCCGGCCGGGGCTGCTGACCGGCATCCGCCGGATCGACCGCGAGGCGATGACGGTGACCGTGGAGTCCGGCACCCCGCTCAAGCGGCTCAACATGGCCCTGGCCCGGGAGGGCCTGTCGCTCACCAATATGGGCGACATCATGGAGCAGACGGTGGCCGGCGCCACGGCCACCGGCACCCATGGCACCGGCCGCGACTCGGCCTCCCTCGCCGCGCAGATCCGCGCGCTCGAGCTGGTCACCGCCGACGGGCGTCTGATGACCTGCTCGAAGGACGAGAACCCCGAGGTCTTCGCCGCCGCCCGGGTCGGGCTCGGCGCGCTCGGCGTCGTCACGGCGCTCACCTTCGCCGTGGAGCCGGTCTTCCTGCTCACCGCGCGCGAGGAACCCATGTCCTTCGATCGGGTGAGTGCGGAGTTCGACGAGCTGCGCGCGGAGAACGAGCACTTCGAGTTCTACTGGTTCCCCCACACGGGTAACTGCAACACCAAGCGCAACAACCGCAGCGCGGGCCCCGCCGCCCCGGTCGGCCGCCTCGCCGGCTGGTTCGAGGACGAGTTCCTGTCCAACGGGGTCTTCCAGGCCGCCTGTTCGCTGGGCCGCGCCGTGCCGCCGGTGATCCCCTCGCTCGCCCGGCTGTCCAGCCGGGCCCTGTCGGCCCGTACGTACACCGACATCCCCTACAAGGTGTTCACCTCGCCGCGCCGGGTGCGCTTCCTGGAGATGGAGTACGCGCTGCCGCGGGCGGCGGCGGTCCCGGCGCTGCGCGAGCTGAAGGCCATGCTCGAACGCTCGCCGCTGAAGGTGAGCTTCCCCGTCGAGGTGCGGACGGCGCCCGCGGACGACATCACGCTGTCCACGGCCTCGGACCGGGACACCGCGTACATCGCCGTGCACCTCTACCAGGGCACGCCGCACCGCGCGTACTTCACCGCGGTGGAACGGCTCATGACCGCGCACGGCGGCCGGCCGCACTGGGGCAAGGTGCACACCAGGGACGCGGCCGCCTTCGCGGAGCTGTATCCGCGGTTCGGCGAGTTCACGACACTGCGGGACCGGCTCGACCCGGACCGGCGCTTCGGCAACGACTATCTGCGGCGGGTCCTGGGCGACTGA
- a CDS encoding two-component system response regulator (DNA binding site [nucleotide binding];~Effector domain of response regulator. Bacteria and certain eukaryotes like protozoa and higher plants use two-component signal transduction systems to detect and respond to changes in the environment. The system consists of a sensor histidine kinase and...; cd00383;~Response regulators consisting of a CheY-like receiver domain and a winged-helix DNA-binding domain [Signal transduction mechanisms / Transcription]; COG0745;~Signal receiver domain; originally thought to be unique to bacteria (CheY, OmpR, NtrC, and PhoB), now recently identified in eukaroytes ETR1 Arabidopsis thaliana; this domain receives the signal from the sensor partner in a two-component systems; cd00156;~dimerization interface [polypeptide binding];~identified by MetaGeneAnnotator; putative;~intermolecular recognition site;~phosphorylation site [posttranslational modification];~two-component system response regulator [Amycolatopsis mediterranei U32]) — protein sequence MRVLVVEDEQLLADAVATGLRREAMAVDVVYDGAAALERVGVNDYDVVVLDRDLPLVHGDDVCRKIVEIGMPTRILMLTASGDVSDRVEGLELGADDYLPKPFAFSELIARVRALGRRTSVPLPPVLERAGIRLDPNRREVFRDGKEVQLAPKEFAVLEVLMRSEGAVVSAEQLLEKAWDENTDPFTNVVRVTVMTLRRKLGEPPVIVTVPGSGYRI from the coding sequence GTGCGCGTACTCGTCGTCGAGGACGAGCAGCTGCTCGCGGATGCGGTGGCCACCGGACTGCGCCGGGAGGCCATGGCGGTCGATGTCGTGTACGACGGCGCCGCCGCCCTGGAGCGGGTCGGGGTCAACGACTACGACGTCGTCGTCCTCGACCGCGACCTCCCCCTGGTCCACGGTGACGACGTCTGCCGCAAGATCGTCGAGATCGGCATGCCGACCCGGATCCTGATGCTGACCGCCTCCGGCGACGTCAGCGACCGCGTCGAGGGCCTGGAGCTGGGTGCCGACGACTACCTCCCGAAGCCGTTCGCCTTCAGCGAGCTCATCGCGCGCGTCCGCGCGCTGGGCCGCCGTACGTCCGTCCCGCTGCCGCCCGTCCTGGAGCGCGCCGGCATCCGGCTCGACCCCAACCGGCGCGAGGTCTTCCGCGACGGCAAGGAGGTCCAGCTGGCGCCCAAGGAATTCGCGGTCCTGGAGGTGCTGATGCGCAGCGAGGGCGCGGTCGTCTCGGCCGAGCAGCTCCTGGAGAAGGCCTGGGACGAGAACACGGACCCGTTCACCAACGTCGTCCGGGTCACCGTGATGACCCTGCGCCGCAAGCTGGGCGAGCCCCCGGTCATCGTCACCGTCCCCGGCTCGGGATACCGGATCTGA